In Marinitoga litoralis, the genomic stretch GAGGTTTTAGCTCTTAATTTTATTAAGTCTGGAATAATACTGTCAGTTAAGTGGATAGAAATTATAATTACAGTATCTTCATATGTAAAAATATCCTTTTCTATAACTTCTTCTAATTTATATTTATGATCATTAGTTCCTTCTACACTTGATAAAATATCAAAATAATTAACCCAATCATTTGATGAATGTCTAATTATATCTTTCCCGATAATAACTAAATTGACATCTTGATGTTTATCTTTTTGATATTTGATAATACTTGCAGTAGCTTTTAGAGCATATTCTTCATATATTTTTCTTTCGCTTTTCCAAAAAATATTATTTTTTGGTATTCCATCTGGAAGATTTAAATCTACAAACATATATAATTTTCCTGTAGATGTATGAGAATACTTTTTTACCATTAATTTATCATATTTAGCAGATATTTTCCAATTTATTCTATTCATAGGTTCATTATTATATTCATCAATATTTTCAACATATGTAACATCTTCTAATACTCGTATATTTGATTTTTGACCTGGTAAAAGCTTCTTTAAACTTTCTTTATTAAATTCAGAATAAATAAATTCGGGTAAAACTTCTATAGTTTTTTCAACTTTTTTTGTTTTCCAAAACTCAAACCCTAAAGGAGTACTATATTTTA encodes the following:
- a CDS encoding DUF58 domain-containing protein translates to MNYKIKGLIIMSFVALLFNIFYFSNYTILLLTFVGLGWYEFFQKKKIFENIEITYDLEYEKCFIEEELEYRVFLKNNSNEDIIVTISPSNLLSRLKPPFQKVKIKANERKKIVFITSFGSRGLKEIGYISLKYSTPLGFEFWKTKKVEKTIEVLPEFIYSEFNKESLKKLLPGQKSNIRVLEDVTYVENIDEYNNEPMNRINWKISAKYDKLMVKKYSHTSTGKLYMFVDLNLPDGIPKNNIFWKSERKIYEEYALKATASIIKYQKDKHQDVNLVIIGKDIIRHSSNDWVNYFDILSSVEGTNDHKYKLEEVIEKDIFTYEDTVIIISIHLTDSIIPDLIKLRAKTSKVIVLLMPYGFRIESEGKLDIKEHEMFRIEAIDLEKKAVLLEENHIIVRLISPNNSLTEIFETI